In Sporosarcina psychrophila, a genomic segment contains:
- a CDS encoding LemA family protein has protein sequence MKKVLGPIAVIVIILAVLAMILVPSYNKFVNLEEDVDQAYAQVENQLQRRLDLIPNLVSTVKGFASHEKEIISDIADSRARLAGANGPVEQADANADLAGALSRLLVVVENYPDLKANENFTKLMDELAGTENRLGVARKDYNDVVANYNRQVKRFPGKIVASIFGYDEKEYFKADAAANEAPNVDFGDDKE, from the coding sequence ATGAAAAAAGTTTTAGGACCAATTGCGGTAATCGTAATCATACTTGCAGTTTTGGCTATGATACTGGTTCCAAGTTATAACAAATTCGTTAATTTAGAAGAAGATGTGGACCAGGCGTATGCACAAGTTGAAAATCAACTACAACGGAGGCTCGATCTGATACCGAACTTGGTAAGCACGGTTAAAGGTTTCGCGAGCCATGAAAAAGAGATTATCAGTGACATTGCAGATTCCCGTGCAAGACTTGCCGGAGCAAATGGGCCCGTAGAACAAGCGGATGCAAACGCTGACTTAGCGGGTGCGCTTAGTCGTCTCCTTGTCGTCGTCGAGAATTATCCTGATTTAAAAGCAAATGAAAATTTCACTAAGTTGATGGATGAACTGGCCGGAACTGAAAACCGTCTGGGCGTTGCGCGTAAGGATTATAACGACGTAGTCGCCAATTACAATAGGCAAGTGAAAAGATTCCCCGGAAAAATCGTTGCATCCATTTTCGGATATGATGAAAAGGAATACTTTAAAGCCGATGCAGCTGCAAATGAAGCGCCGAATGTCGATTTTGGAGATGACAAGGAATGA